A segment of the Oceanispirochaeta sp. genome:
GGCAGTGTTCTTCAGGGACACCCTGATATGGAAAGAACGCCCGGAATAGAAGCTGTAACCGGATCTTTGGGACAGGGATTGTCTGTTGGACTGGGACTGGCCCTCGGACTGAAACTTGAAAAATCAAAAGGCCGGGTTTATGTCATATGCGGAGACGGGGAATTATCAGAAGGTCAGGTATGGGAAGCAGCCATGGCCGGGTCGGTATTTAAGGCAGATAATTTGACTGCCATTATCGATTTAAATGGAATACAGGCAACTGGTACAACAGAAGAAACTTTCCCGATACCCAATATTGCAGAAAAATGGGAAGCTTTTGGATGGAATGTTATTCAGCTGGACGGACATGATGTTGTAGCTATTCATAAGGCTCTGGAAGAGGCTCGTAATTTTAAGGGAAAACCGTCTGTCCTGGTAGCGCGTACCATAAAAGGGAAAGGCTTTTCTTTCGCCGAAAACAAAGCCGCTTTTCACAATGGAAGTTTGACAGATGAGCAGTACAAAATAGCCCTGGAAGATCTAGAGAAAATTAAAAACGAGGTTGAGAAATCATGATAACAGCAAGCCTTAGAAAAAGTTATGGAGAAGCCCTGGTTCAGATAGGCCGGGAAAATAAAGATATTGTCGTGCTGGAAGCCGACCTGGGTAAGTCCACCATGAGTTGCTTCTTTGAGGACCAGTTTCCTGACAGGTATTTTCAAATGGGGATTGCTGAACAGAATATGGCATCCACATCGGCGGGATTAGCCCTTGCAGGTAAAATCCCTTTTTATAGTACATTTGCCGTCTTCGCAACAGGACGTGCCTATGATCAGATTCGGAGTTCAATTGCCATACCCGACTTGAATGTAAACATTTGCGGTTCAAGTGCAGGCCTTTCAGATTTCGGCGATGGAAAGACTCATCAGTCCATTGATGATATTGCCCTCATGAGAGTATTACCAAATATGACTGTCCTTTCTCCTGTGGATGCAGAAGAGACAAAAAAGATGGTAAAAGCCATGGCTGAATCAGAGGGACCCGCCTATATCAGGATAAATCGAAGTGATCTTCCTGTCCTGACTGCAGATGATGATAAACCCTATCAAATAGGTCAGATGACGAGCGTCAAAAAAGGTGATGATATCACTGTTTTTGCAAGCGGCATCATGGTTCATCAGTCACTGAAAGCAGCAGAGATGCTGGAAAAAGAAGGGATTTCAGTCGAAGTCGTCAACGTAAGCTGTATAAAACCTCTGGATAAAGATGCTGTTAAACAGTTTTCCGCCGGTAGGAAAGGGATTGTGACAGCGGAAGAGCATTCTATTATTGGTGGAATGGGAAGTGCCATCACCGAGGCGATGAGTGAAAATCCTCTGCCATTGGTACAAATTGGAGTACAGGATAAGTACGGTACTTCGGCCTCATGCTATGAAGATCTACTCAAGGCCTATGGGCTCACAGAAGACGATATTGTTACAGCTGTTAAAAGACTGATTAAAAAATAAGGAGCTCAATATGAAAATAGGATTTATTGGACTGGGAATTATGGGAAAACCCATGGCCCTCAACCTTAAGAAGGCAGTATATGATCTTCTGGTTTTTGATATTGTTAAATCTTCTGTAAAGGTTCTGACCGATGCCGGTGCTGAAGCCGCCGACTCCATAAAGGAAGTGGCAGAAAAAGCAGATATCATCTTAACAATGCTGCCGAACTCTCCTCATGTGAAAACCGTCATTGCCGGTGAAAATGGGGTCCTGGAAGGTATTTCTTCCGGTAAAATTGTTATTGATATGAGTTCCATAGCCCCTGGTGTCAGCCAGGAAATGTCCAAACTTCTACAGGAAAAAGGTGTGGCATTCCTGGATGCCCCTGTCAGCGGCGGAGAACCAAAAGCGGTAGACGGAACTTTGGCCTTTATGGTCGGCG
Coding sequences within it:
- a CDS encoding transketolase — protein: METTILNRKEAMLTANAIRSDILAMLPPGKVGHLGGSSSIADIMSCLYFHHMNINPKNMKDPDRDRILLSKGHSVLAQYAALTELGVIDRNELKTLKTYGSVLQGHPDMERTPGIEAVTGSLGQGLSVGLGLALGLKLEKSKGRVYVICGDGELSEGQVWEAAMAGSVFKADNLTAIIDLNGIQATGTTEETFPIPNIAEKWEAFGWNVIQLDGHDVVAIHKALEEARNFKGKPSVLVARTIKGKGFSFAENKAAFHNGSLTDEQYKIALEDLEKIKNEVEKS
- a CDS encoding transketolase C-terminal domain-containing protein — its product is MITASLRKSYGEALVQIGRENKDIVVLEADLGKSTMSCFFEDQFPDRYFQMGIAEQNMASTSAGLALAGKIPFYSTFAVFATGRAYDQIRSSIAIPDLNVNICGSSAGLSDFGDGKTHQSIDDIALMRVLPNMTVLSPVDAEETKKMVKAMAESEGPAYIRINRSDLPVLTADDDKPYQIGQMTSVKKGDDITVFASGIMVHQSLKAAEMLEKEGISVEVVNVSCIKPLDKDAVKQFSAGRKGIVTAEEHSIIGGMGSAITEAMSENPLPLVQIGVQDKYGTSASCYEDLLKAYGLTEDDIVTAVKRLIKK